The proteins below are encoded in one region of Belonocnema kinseyi isolate 2016_QV_RU_SX_M_011 chromosome 1, B_treatae_v1, whole genome shotgun sequence:
- the LOC117178694 gene encoding uncharacterized protein LOC117178694: MSATGSYVQPALIFHRKKMKGYSMNNALPGSIGMVSDSGFINTNMFMEYLHHFRDNVQPTKENSELLILDNHSSHFSLAVVNYCRENGIHLLTLPPYSSHKMQPLDRGFFGSLKIRFAYECDKWLSANPGRVIGPTEVAHLVNEAFQKVATVKNATSGFKTSGMWPINKNIFSEEDLTAASMTEIILPSTSSVQNILQNFTAITSATLPAPESLPSTSYASIASERIPSTSYAVSSGVAVSELSTKTISRSSTIPNLVRSSTVTDQVLAAVNTPLAPSPAVDTRSNEFTILIALLKRS, from the coding sequence ATGAGTGCTACGGGAAGTTACGTTCAACCAGCTTTAATATTTCATCGTAAAAAAATGAAGGGTTACTCAATGAATAATGCACTTCCAGGAAGTATTGGAATGGTTTCTGATTCTGGTTTCATAAATACAAATATGTTCATGGAATATCTTCACCATTTCAGAGACAATGTGCAGCCCACTAAAGAGAATTCAGAGCTATTGATATTAGACAATCACAGTAGCCACTTTTCCTTGGCTGTAGTCAATTATTGTCGTGAGAATGGCATCCATTTACTCACGCTTCCACCGTACAGTAGTCACAAGATGCAACCTTTAGATCGCGGATTTTTTGGATCATTAAAAATTAGATTCGCTTACGAGTGCGACAAATGGTTAAGTGCTAATCCGGGACGTGTCATTGGACCAACAGAGGTAGCCCATCTGGTTAATGAGGCTTTTCAGAAAGTTGCAACAGTTAAGAATGCTACTTCAGGTTTTAAGACTTCTGGGATGTGGCCTatcaataagaatattttttcagaagaagATCTCACGGCAGCTTCTATGACTGAAATTATTCTTCCATCTACGTCATCTGTGCAAAATATCTTGCAGAACTTCACAGCTATTACATCTGCTACACTTCCAGCACCAGAATCTTTGCCAAGCACTTCTTATGCTTCAATAGCATCAGAGCGTATACCGAGTACGTCTTATGCTGTATCGTCCGGAGTTGCAGTATCAGAATTATCTACTAAAACGATTTCAAGATCATCTACGATACCAAATTTAGTGCGCTCAAGCACTGTAACAGACCAGGTTTTAGCTGCAGTGAATACACCATTAGCTCCTTCACCAGCTGTAGATACACGTTCTAATGAATTCACGATACTGATAGCCCTTTTAAAGCGGAGTTAG